GGCACTTTAGCACGAGCTGCGAATCGTGCGTCGATAAACCTCGGTCACGTTTGACAGCGACGCTTCGAGGCGCTTTCATCTGCGCGCGCATGAACGATTCAACTCCGCTCGCGGCCGTTTCGTACGACCAAGCCAAGCAACAGATCGACGCCGGTAGCGCCCTGCACCTCGGAGCATTGCGCCCAGAAACCATCAACGCGATCTTGCCCGTCGTCTCCTACAAAAAATCCACGCTCACCGTCGATCTGTCGTTCATCGAGCTGCGAAAAGAAGCATTCTTTCCCATCGTCGACGTGCTCACGCAGTATTATCGCTACTTCACGGAATTCCGGCGCAGCTATTACGGCGCGACGCTCGTCGGAGACAACCACAGCCCAATCGAACGCAAATTCGCCGACAAACGCAAAGAAGGCCCCGAGCTCGTCCCGCCGACGAAAATCACCATTCGCTTCGACGCCAAAGGAGGCGGTATGGTCGTTTTCGAAAAAGAAGGCCTCCTGCTCCAAGAAGAAATCAATTGTGTTCTCGACGTATTTCGCAAATGCGCGAGCCGCAATGAAGATGCAGCCGTGACTCTTTCGCCCGTACAAAAACTCGCCGAGCTCGGTGCGGTCGTCTTCGAGGCGAGCGGTGAATTTCGAGAGGATAGGATCGCCGGATACGAATCGACGAAGCGGGATGTTCGAGAAACCATCGTATTGCCGCTCTTGCACCCGGAAATTTTCGTTGCGGTAGGTGAAATGGCGCGTTCGCGTCCGGGGTCGAGTTTGCCTCGCGCGGTTCTTTTCGAGGGGCCTCCGGGGACGGGAAAAACCACGATGGCGCGGGTGATTGCGAGCGAAAGCGGCATTCCGCTCGTGTATTTGCCCGTCGAATCGATCATGAGCAAATGGTATGGGGAATCCGAACGCAGGCTCGACGCGATTTTCACGACGGCTGGTGCATTGCAGCGCAGCATCGTTTTTCTGGACGAAATCGACGCGTTCGCGGGGTCGCGCGAGCGAGCGATGCACGAAAGCACGCGACGCATTCTTTCGGTGCTGTTGCGGCAGCTCCAGGGGCTCGTGGATCGCAGCAACGTGGTCGTGATTGGCGCGACGAACCGCAAGGACGACCTTGATCCAGCGCTGCTCAGTCGGTTCGATCTGTTCGTCCGTTTTCCGCTGCCCAATGCATCCGAGCGGGCGAAGATCCTGAGTTACTACGCGAAGCATCTTCCGCCGGACGACATCGTGGCGCTCGTTGCATTGAGTGATGGGCGAGCTGGACGGGAGCTCGAGGATGCGTGCGGCGTTGCCGAGCGCATGTGGGCGTCGCAAATCATTGCGTCGAATGCGAGCGTGACGCCTCCGCCGCTCGATACGTATCGAGCGGCGTTTCAATTGAAGTTCAGGTTGGGGGATTAAATCTTGAGCTTCGCGCACGTGGCGGCGTCTTCGGCGCGCGTGGCTTTGGCAGTTTCGAGGTCTTTCTTCGTTTGTCCGGGCTGCTGTGCGGTGGCTTCTTTCACGGGCGCCCAGCTCGCGTCTTTCGCGGCGAAGTCGGTCAACATGGCGACGGCTTGTTCTTCGACGGCGAGCTGTTTCTCGAGCGCCGCAATGTACCCATCGTGGCCCTTCAGGAGGCCATCGCAGCCATCTTGGAGCTGCTTGATCGTCACGCTTTTCGATTCCTTCTTGTATTGCTGCACCAGCGCCTCGTAGGCCTCTGCGGCGACGAGACGACTGCCATCGGCCACCAGCGACGCTCCGAACGTCTGTGTGCGTACCGCATCGTACTGCATGAACGCCATGGCGGGTTTGGCATTCGTGAACATGCCGGTGCCCATGGAGTTTGCGAAGAAAAACGTATAGGGCGCCGTGACTTCGTCCGACGTTGTCTTCAGGGGCAATGCCGATACTTTGGGCTGCAAGCATGCGGCGACTTGC
The nucleotide sequence above comes from Polyangiaceae bacterium. Encoded proteins:
- a CDS encoding ATP-binding protein; protein product: MNDSTPLAAVSYDQAKQQIDAGSALHLGALRPETINAILPVVSYKKSTLTVDLSFIELRKEAFFPIVDVLTQYYRYFTEFRRSYYGATLVGDNHSPIERKFADKRKEGPELVPPTKITIRFDAKGGGMVVFEKEGLLLQEEINCVLDVFRKCASRNEDAAVTLSPVQKLAELGAVVFEASGEFREDRIAGYESTKRDVRETIVLPLLHPEIFVAVGEMARSRPGSSLPRAVLFEGPPGTGKTTMARVIASESGIPLVYLPVESIMSKWYGESERRLDAIFTTAGALQRSIVFLDEIDAFAGSRERAMHESTRRILSVLLRQLQGLVDRSNVVVIGATNRKDDLDPALLSRFDLFVRFPLPNASERAKILSYYAKHLPPDDIVALVALSDGRAGRELEDACGVAERMWASQIIASNASVTPPPLDTYRAAFQLKFRLGD